Proteins encoded together in one Desulfovibrio sp. UCD-KL4C window:
- a CDS encoding MinD/ParA family protein → MSYNLPMVFSVTSGKGGVGKTNISVNLAYHLSRMGKKVLLLDADLGLANVDVLLGIAPRYNLFHLFHEGTNLREVLYKTKFGFDILPASSGVSDMVSLSTGQKLDLLEAMDHLEEEIDYLIIDTGAGINENVLYFNLAVQERLLVLTPEPTSLTDAYALIKVMKLNHGVDKFKILVNMTPDMATAKDIFKKLYMACDHFLSGVSLELTGVIPRDPKMRDAVINQTPLCNLHPSSPACAKIGEAAKKITTWKSNSELDGNIKFFWKKLLFQEQSVA, encoded by the coding sequence GTCACCTCCGGCAAAGGAGGCGTAGGCAAAACAAATATTTCTGTAAATTTGGCCTACCATCTTAGCCGCATGGGCAAGAAAGTTTTATTATTGGATGCCGACTTAGGACTGGCCAATGTGGATGTACTTCTTGGAATAGCTCCTAGGTACAACCTGTTCCATCTTTTTCATGAAGGAACCAATCTCCGAGAGGTTTTGTACAAAACAAAATTCGGCTTTGATATACTTCCTGCCTCCTCAGGAGTCAGCGATATGGTCTCTCTCTCAACAGGTCAAAAACTCGACTTGCTGGAAGCAATGGACCATCTTGAAGAAGAAATAGACTATCTTATAATTGACACCGGAGCCGGTATCAATGAGAACGTATTATACTTTAACCTCGCGGTTCAGGAACGACTTCTGGTCCTTACACCTGAACCGACATCTCTCACTGATGCGTATGCACTGATTAAAGTAATGAAACTTAACCATGGGGTAGACAAATTTAAAATTTTAGTGAACATGACTCCTGATATGGCAACAGCTAAAGATATTTTCAAAAAACTTTATATGGCTTGTGACCATTTCTTAAGTGGTGTGTCTCTTGAACTTACGGGGGTAATTCCCCGCGACCCTAAAATGCGTGACGCTGTTATCAACCAGACTCCTCTGTGTAATCTGCACCCTTCCAGCCCGGCCTGTGCAAAAATTGGGGAAGCAGCTAAAAAAATAACAACATGGAAATCAAACTCTGAGCTCGATGGAAATATTAAGTTCTTCTGGAAAAAACTTCTCTTCCAAGAACAGTCCGTGGCTTAA